In Candidatus Electrothrix scaldis, the genomic window TGACTGGAGGACCTGGGGGACTAAGGACAACCTGAAGGCAGAAAAATATACTGTCGAGTTTGTCGATGATTTTTACGACCCTCTGAACTGCGCGCAGTCTCTTTCCTGCACAATGAGTATCAAAATCAGATGATATGGCGATGAGTACGATGATAAAAAATGTCTTTGCGCTGACACCAGAAGGAACCTATGAAGAGGTGTGCCTTAAGGAGCACGTTGAGAATGCCCAGTTGCTCCTGGCCTATGCCGCAGAAGAAGGCTTGCAAGTTGATCAGGAGATTGTCAAAGAAATTATCAATGCGCGATACTATCTACAGAAAAACGATTTTGACCAGGAAAAAGAAGCGCAGTTCTGGACAGCCTTTAATACCTTATCGCAAATCATCCATCCGGTCTGCATTGAGAGCATTAGGGCCACACGGGTGCGCCAAAAGACTTTCTGGCGCTTTAAGCCTCTGGAACTTCTTCTCCCGAAGAACAAAAGCGAGGCAGCACAGACCGTTCATGTCTATCAACGATGGACAATGTTTACCTTGATTCTCCTCCTGGTTGTCCAAATCTACTGGCTTGTCGGATCCGTTATCATCACCCAAGTTACCAATACGCAATCTTTTCAGGAAGAGATCAACCAACTGACAGCCCTCAAAGAGACCGCAAAAGAGCTGGGCAGCAGTGAGCTCGGTACCTTGGTCGGAGAAATCCGGGAAAAGTATCAGGACAAGGCAAATGATATACATAACAACAAGAAGATCTACTACGAGGCGCTCCATGATTGGCGCAGCAATATCTTTACTAAATGGATGTTCGACCAATATTCCGAAGAAATTCCTCAGGGGGACGACAAAGAATTTGCCAAAATTGGCTATATTGAGGCGCAGCAAGCAGCTCAACTCATCCTGCAACCTATTCAGCAGTACATCTTGCCACTCCTCTACGGCTGGATAGGGGCACTGGCCTATGTATTACGCTGCATCAACAAAGAGATCAAAGAGATAACCTACACCCGCCAGTCAAACGAACATTATCGCCTCCGCATCCAACTGGGAGCTCTCTCAGGACTGGCTGTCGGCTGGTTTCTATCGGTGGATCCTGAGCATTATACGGCACAGCCCTCTTTCTCATTCGGCAATCTCTCGCCGCTTGCTCTGTCTTTTCTTGCCGGATACAGTGTTGAATTATTATTTTCTGCGATGGATAAAATCGTGTCTGCGTTTTCTTCAACAGATTAGTTTTTCAGGAAATCAGAGGTTCCGCTCAGCATCCCCATATTTCAATCCTGCGACTACCGCTCACCGGAGCACACTATACGCGCCCATAGCTACTACAGAGCAGGGACTTTCTCGGTTGTACGAAGCCCCACCATGCCTTCGCGATATATCTTCAATGCCGTTACGACGTTGTTGATTGGAAATTTTTTCTGACTCCCAAGCTCCAGCTTGGGAGCTCTTATTACTGAAGCTGAGCTTCACGGTGTTTGTGCCCAAGCGGAGCTTGGGCACTAGAAAAAAAACAGTACGTCGAAAAAAATGAAAGGAGGGAACACTGTTATGGGAAAGATTTATGCCTTATCGGTCGGGATAAACGATTATTCACCGACAGTGGGTAAGTTGCGTGGCTGCCTTAATGATGTTGAGGCTGTGACGGCCCATGTTAAAGATATGTTTAAGGATAGGCTTTACCTTGAAACATTGACGGACAGCGATGCCACCCGAGAGAATATCATCAAACTATTTCGATCCCATCTGGGGAAAGCTGGTGCGGATGATGTGGTTCTCTTTCATTATTCCGGGCACGGTGCCCGTTGCAAGGCTGCCAAAGAGTTTAAGCGTTTTTATCCTGACGGCTGGGACGAGGGCTTGGTCTGCTATGACAGTCGTGAGACTGGCGGTTTTGATCTGGCGGATAAGGAATTGGCTGTGTTGCTTGCCGAGGTTGCCAGTAATTCTCCCCATATTGCCGTGTTGCTGGATTGCTGCCATTCCGGTTCTGCCACCCGAAGTGTGGGAGATTTTCTTGGTGCTCGGCCCCGCGTTACCCATGAGATCTATGATAAACGACCGCTGGACAGCTATCTGGACGGTCATTACAGCAAGCTACTACAACAGGGTGAGTCCCTGGTTCTCCCTGCCAGTCAGCATATCCTCTTGGCAGCCTGTGAGCGGGTGCAAAAGGCCTGGGAAGGGCAGAACCACCAGGGTGTCTTTACCCAAACTTTATTAGAGGCCTTGGCGGAATCGGGTCCAGATATCACCTATGCTGATTTGTTTATGCGGGTTCGCACGGTGGTCCGCCGTCATGCGGATAATCAGACTCCGCAGTTTGAGACCTATCAGCGGTTCAATGCATATAGCGGTTTTCTCGGTAGTGTAGCCACCACAAGTACTCGCAGTTATAATGTGTATTTTAAGGATGATGCATGGAAGGCGGAATGCGGGGCTTTGCATGGCCTACCTAGTGACTCGGACAAGATGGTTGAATTCGCCCTGTATCGGGGAGATGAATTGATCGGACATGCTGAAACAGTGCAGGTCGGTCCGCAGGAGAGTGTGGTGGAGCTATTGGATGTTGCTGAAGTTAATCCTGAAGAGCAACTCCAAGCCCGGATTACTTCTTTGCCCGTGCCGCCTTTGCTGATCGGCCTGAGCGGAGACGAGAAGGGAGTCAAGATAGTGCTTGACTGTTTTTCCTCTATGGATAATCGAACCTTCGGTTTTGTTTTCAGCACAGATTTGACTGTGGAGTATTCGTATACCCTGGTGGCGGAGAACGATAAGCTACTGCTGCGGGAGGGAAAAAACGGTCGTTTACTCCAGGGAGCAGAGGGCTATACCTTTCTTGCTGCGGAGTATCTCTTTTCAATTCTCCAGCGGATAGCCACTTGGGACCGCGCTGTTACTTTGCAGAACAATTCGACCAGGATGGATAAGGGTGCTGTTCAATTCCAGTTGATTGAGGATGGTACGGATGCTCCTTTTACTAATGATGAGATAACCTTTGATATCATCAAGGAAGAGGATGAATGGCGGGAAATCACTTTTAAACTGCGGGCGGATAACCGAACAAAGCAGCCCCTCCATTTCACCGTAGCCTATTTTTCTAATGACTTCGGTGTACAGGTTCTCTACAACGAACGGATTGAACCGATCGACGAGTTGTTTGAACTTATCATGGAGGATGATTCATTAATTCTGGATGAGGAGGAAGGCGACCAGGCAAGTCATGTTTTTCAATTGATTGTCAGTACCGAACAGATTGATAATTTTCTCCTGGAGCAGGAGGGGATAAAGATCGGTAATTTCCAAAGTGGTTCATTTAAAGGACTGGGCAAAAGCAAGGAACGGAAGAAATATAAAAACGAGTGGTTCACCAAGACCATCCGCGTGAACTTGGTACGGCAACTTGATAAGGTGAGCAAAAAAGATTTCATCGTTGTAGATCAAAAGGTACCTGTGTCGAGCGGACAATCCGTACAACCAGCTGCTGGGCGCGGGGTGATGCGCGATGGCAGTCGTATTGCGCAACCTGAAATGCCGCCTACCAGGACAGCCCATAGGACAACCCGTTCCGCCGGGATCAGCTCAACGGCGAATTTCAAACCGCAGAAAATCACCATCAAGGGGCATTCCTCCTTGACCGCTGATGTCAGTCTTACCGGAGTACAACCCGGCAGTCGCAGTACAGGCAGTGATTCTGATTTCTGCCGTGCCCTTGAACGGCAGGGGCTGGAGCTGCTCAATTTTTCCCGAGGAGGCAAGACGCGAGGCGGGGCGGAAAGTATTCTGGAATTAAGCGATATTAAAGGGGATGAGGTACTTGCAAAAGATCCGCTGGAAATCGAGCTTGATTTCGGGTTGGCTGAGGAAGAGTATATCCTGCCGCTGACCTTTGACGGAGAGGATATTCTGCTGGCCGGGGATGCAGAAAAGGATGATGAAGGGAAAACCCTAATCCATATTGACCACATTCCAGAGGGTATCCCGGATCATCGCCGTAGTGTGGGTAAGGCTCTGAAACTCTACTTTTTCAAGACCTATTTAAAAAAAGATAATGTGAACCTGCTCCGCTGGGTTGAGTTCGGAAAAGACGGCTCGGTGATTCGTCATAAAGAGGGGGTAGCTGACAAGGTCGCAGCAGCGCAGAATATTATCCTTCTGGTTCACGGCATCATCGGTGATACTGAAAATATTGCCCAGGGCATGACGCAGGCGCAGGATGGGGAAGGCGTATCGCTTGATAAGAAGTTCGATCTGGTGCTGGCCTATGATTACGAGAATCTGAACACCAATATTGAAGACACGGCCCGGAAGTTAAAGGAACAGCTGCATGAGGTAGGGCTGCACGGAGAGGACGATAAGCGCCTGACCCTGCTGGTTCATTCTATGGGAGGCTTGGTTTCTCGTTGGTTTATTGAGCAGGAGGGCGGCAATGCGGTGGTTGATCATCTGGTGATGTGTGGTACGCCTAATGCTGGCTCACCCTTTGGTAAGGTTGATTTGGCCCGTAAGCTGACCAGTGTGCTGACCACCTGGGCCATGAACTACTTTGCTGCCTTTGCACCCTTTGGGGCTGGCTTGCTGACGGTTCTGGGGAGATCCAAGAAGGTTACTCCGACCCTTGAACAGATGAACCCGAGTTCC contains:
- a CDS encoding caspase family protein, producing MGKIYALSVGINDYSPTVGKLRGCLNDVEAVTAHVKDMFKDRLYLETLTDSDATRENIIKLFRSHLGKAGADDVVLFHYSGHGARCKAAKEFKRFYPDGWDEGLVCYDSRETGGFDLADKELAVLLAEVASNSPHIAVLLDCCHSGSATRSVGDFLGARPRVTHEIYDKRPLDSYLDGHYSKLLQQGESLVLPASQHILLAACERVQKAWEGQNHQGVFTQTLLEALAESGPDITYADLFMRVRTVVRRHADNQTPQFETYQRFNAYSGFLGSVATTSTRSYNVYFKDDAWKAECGALHGLPSDSDKMVEFALYRGDELIGHAETVQVGPQESVVELLDVAEVNPEEQLQARITSLPVPPLLIGLSGDEKGVKIVLDCFSSMDNRTFGFVFSTDLTVEYSYTLVAENDKLLLREGKNGRLLQGAEGYTFLAAEYLFSILQRIATWDRAVTLQNNSTRMDKGAVQFQLIEDGTDAPFTNDEITFDIIKEEDEWREITFKLRADNRTKQPLHFTVAYFSNDFGVQVLYNERIEPIDELFELIMEDDSLILDEEEGDQASHVFQLIVSTEQIDNFLLEQEGIKIGNFQSGSFKGLGKSKERKKYKNEWFTKTIRVNLVRQLDKVSKKDFIVVDQKVPVSSGQSVQPAAGRGVMRDGSRIAQPEMPPTRTAHRTTRSAGISSTANFKPQKITIKGHSSLTADVSLTGVQPGSRSTGSDSDFCRALERQGLELLNFSRGGKTRGGAESILELSDIKGDEVLAKDPLEIELDFGLAEEEYILPLTFDGEDILLAGDAEKDDEGKTLIHIDHIPEGIPDHRRSVGKALKLYFFKTYLKKDNVNLLRWVEFGKDGSVIRHKEGVADKVAAAQNIILLVHGIIGDTENIAQGMTQAQDGEGVSLDKKFDLVLAYDYENLNTNIEDTARKLKEQLHEVGLHGEDDKRLTLLVHSMGGLVSRWFIEQEGGNAVVDHLVMCGTPNAGSPFGKVDLARKLTSVLTTWAMNYFAAFAPFGAGLLTVLGRSKKVTPTLEQMNPSSEFIQKLNSGDDPGIPYTILAGDIRRYDDGHDKLMEKLVAKVGKGGLFDTLYHDAGHDIAVALASIQGVANARQPVPVKQVVDCHHMNYFVSEAGLRALGKVEW